From one Cupriavidus sp. P-10 genomic stretch:
- a CDS encoding TGS domain-containing protein, producing MPANLTPEYKQAEQAYRLARQPREQLECLKEMLRVIPKHKGTERLQADIKSRIRELTQESAGHGKAAHRGPSHAVHAEGAAQLCLIGPSGAGKSSLHARLTGSGSEAGPYPHPTQLPVPGMLQFEDIAFQLVDLPPVSAEFMQPGLTDIVRVTDGVLLVVDLSAPDCTEQLALMLQRLAEARINLSERWPGQADSTAASAPSGESAAADPFSVHLPALLLANKADLASPEDAAVLEDLLGVHFPALATSATRGQGLAGIGPFLFGALSIVRVYTKAPGKPVDQSRPFTMRRGDTVLDVALRVHPDLARTFKFARIWGSGKFSGQQVGADHPVADRDVVELHA from the coding sequence ATGCCAGCAAACCTCACCCCCGAATACAAGCAGGCCGAACAAGCCTACCGGCTGGCACGCCAGCCGCGCGAGCAGCTCGAATGCCTGAAGGAGATGCTCCGTGTCATCCCCAAGCACAAGGGGACGGAGCGTCTGCAAGCCGATATCAAGTCGCGGATCAGGGAACTGACCCAGGAATCAGCGGGCCACGGGAAGGCGGCGCACAGGGGGCCGTCACATGCAGTGCATGCTGAAGGCGCGGCCCAGCTCTGTCTGATCGGCCCGTCCGGCGCGGGAAAATCCAGCCTGCACGCGCGGCTGACTGGCTCGGGCAGCGAAGCCGGGCCCTACCCCCACCCGACCCAGTTGCCGGTTCCCGGCATGTTGCAGTTCGAGGACATTGCCTTTCAGCTGGTGGATCTGCCACCTGTCTCAGCCGAATTCATGCAACCCGGGCTCACCGATATCGTGCGGGTGACAGACGGCGTACTGCTCGTGGTCGACCTGAGCGCGCCAGACTGTACAGAACAGCTGGCGCTGATGCTCCAGCGACTCGCCGAGGCAAGGATTAACCTGTCGGAGCGCTGGCCGGGCCAGGCCGACAGCACTGCCGCATCGGCACCATCGGGGGAATCGGCGGCGGCTGACCCGTTCAGTGTTCACCTCCCTGCGCTGCTGCTGGCCAACAAGGCCGATCTCGCCAGCCCGGAGGACGCGGCCGTGCTCGAAGACCTGCTCGGCGTACATTTTCCGGCGCTCGCAACCTCGGCAACCCGCGGACAAGGACTGGCCGGGATCGGTCCGTTTCTTTTCGGGGCTCTGAGCATCGTGCGCGTCTACACCAAGGCGCCCGGGAAGCCCGTCGACCAGAGTCGGCCATTTACGATGCGCCGCGGCGACACCGTGCTGGATGTCGCCCTGCGGGTGCACCCGGATCTCGCGCGTACGTTCAAGTTCGCCCGCATTTGGGGGAGCGGAAAGTTCAGCGGGCAGCAGGTGGGCGCCGATCATCCGGTAGCCGATCGGGACGTGGTGGAACTGCATGCGTAG
- the amrS gene encoding AmmeMemoRadiSam system radical SAM enzyme, translated as MESSTYLPDPPAARGANRGLEWNCPLAIESLWALREGYAMTAIEEPSPGTYPGRYWHFLDDGRMQCDLCPRHCRLHDEQRGACFVRQRLGDRMLLTAYGRSSGFCIDPIEKKPLNHFYPGSAVLSFGTAGCNLACKFCQNWDISKSREMETLAVAAMPEAIAEAAAAHDCKSVAFTYNDPVIFAEYAMDVADACRELGILAVAVTAGYMGEQARRDFYSRMDAANVDLKGFTDAFYVALTGAHLQPVLDTLLYLKHATKVWFEITTLLIPGKNDSDDEIRAEARWIARELGTDIPLHFTGFHPDYRMRDVPPTPFSTLAHARKLAIDEGLRYVYTGNVHDTEGATTYCPACRAPLIVRDWHAIDSYRLTPTGTCPDCFEPVAGCFGHFRHHYGRRRIPVHVGT; from the coding sequence ATGGAATCAAGCACTTACCTGCCGGACCCGCCTGCCGCCAGGGGCGCGAACCGCGGTCTAGAATGGAACTGCCCTTTGGCGATTGAGTCGCTTTGGGCGCTTCGGGAGGGATATGCCATGACGGCAATCGAAGAGCCCTCTCCGGGAACGTATCCCGGTCGCTACTGGCATTTCCTGGACGATGGCCGCATGCAGTGCGACCTGTGTCCGCGCCACTGCCGCCTGCATGACGAGCAGCGCGGCGCCTGCTTCGTGCGCCAGCGGCTTGGGGACCGGATGCTGCTGACCGCCTATGGCCGCTCATCCGGCTTCTGCATCGACCCGATTGAAAAGAAGCCGCTCAACCACTTCTACCCGGGCAGCGCCGTCCTGTCGTTCGGCACGGCGGGCTGCAACCTGGCCTGCAAGTTCTGCCAGAACTGGGATATCAGCAAATCACGTGAAATGGAGACACTGGCCGTGGCAGCCATGCCCGAAGCCATCGCCGAAGCGGCGGCGGCCCATGACTGCAAGAGCGTGGCTTTTACCTATAACGACCCGGTGATTTTCGCCGAGTACGCGATGGACGTCGCCGATGCCTGCCGCGAACTCGGCATCCTGGCGGTGGCGGTGACCGCCGGGTATATGGGCGAGCAGGCACGACGCGATTTCTACAGCAGGATGGACGCGGCAAACGTCGACCTGAAGGGCTTTACCGACGCGTTCTATGTCGCACTCACCGGCGCGCATCTGCAACCGGTGCTGGATACGCTCCTGTACCTGAAGCACGCAACCAAAGTCTGGTTCGAGATCACGACGCTGCTGATTCCCGGCAAGAACGACAGCGATGATGAGATCCGCGCTGAGGCCCGGTGGATCGCGAGAGAACTTGGCACCGACATCCCGCTGCACTTTACGGGGTTTCATCCAGACTACAGGATGCGCGACGTGCCGCCCACGCCGTTCTCCACGCTTGCGCATGCCCGCAAGCTCGCGATCGATGAGGGGCTGCGTTACGTGTACACCGGCAACGTCCACGACACTGAAGGCGCAACCACCTACTGCCCCGCCTGCCGTGCACCGCTGATCGTGCGCGACTGGCATGCGATCGATAGCTATCGCCTCACGCCCACCGGAACCTGCCCGGATTGCTTTGAGCCGGTTGCCGGCTGCTTCGGGCATTTCAGGCATCACTACGGGCGGCGCCGGATTCCTGTGCACGTCGGAACGTAG
- a CDS encoding IclR family transcriptional regulator — translation MKRSTTIPTPPPDAAHALAPADAPAGPNCADDRNFVTALARGMELLRAFGPQDDYLGNAELSRRTGIPRPTVSRLTYTLATLGYLTYIEGSEKYRLGQGAMVLGHRYIAGAGIREIAQPLMQSLAFATDCTVALAMPDRHAMVYLESCQPRGALVIRLAPGARLPMATSAIGRAWLAGLDAGHREAALGELARHYGTRWPAVRSGIERALQDHARRGFCVAHAEWDRTVSGAAAPLRLAGSSEVLAMNIGGSAARLSPEILEGNLGPRIRDLAGTLQARLWQPGGARASMRLPADAPEAGACAASERPPTNDAVTHPYQQGSMRR, via the coding sequence ATGAAGCGCTCCACCACCATCCCGACTCCGCCACCTGACGCTGCCCATGCGCTTGCGCCGGCTGACGCGCCGGCGGGTCCGAACTGCGCCGACGACCGCAACTTCGTCACGGCGCTGGCGCGCGGCATGGAGCTGCTGCGGGCCTTCGGGCCGCAGGACGATTACCTCGGCAATGCCGAGCTCTCGCGCCGCACCGGCATCCCGCGGCCGACCGTGTCGCGGCTGACCTACACGCTGGCCACGCTTGGCTACCTGACCTATATCGAGGGTTCGGAGAAATACCGGCTCGGGCAGGGCGCGATGGTGCTGGGCCATCGCTACATCGCCGGCGCGGGCATCCGCGAGATCGCGCAGCCGCTGATGCAGTCGCTGGCTTTCGCCACCGACTGCACGGTGGCGTTGGCGATGCCGGACCGGCACGCCATGGTCTACCTGGAAAGCTGCCAGCCGCGCGGCGCGCTGGTGATCCGGCTGGCGCCGGGTGCGCGCCTGCCGATGGCGACCTCGGCGATCGGTCGCGCCTGGCTGGCGGGACTCGACGCCGGCCATCGCGAGGCCGCGCTGGGCGAGCTGGCGCGCCACTACGGCACCCGCTGGCCCGCCGTGCGCAGCGGCATCGAGCGGGCGCTGCAAGACCATGCCCGGCGCGGCTTCTGCGTCGCGCACGCCGAATGGGACCGCACCGTCAGCGGCGCCGCCGCGCCGCTGCGGCTCGCGGGCAGCAGCGAAGTGCTGGCGATGAATATCGGTGGCTCCGCGGCGCGCCTGTCGCCGGAGATCCTGGAAGGCAATCTCGGCCCGCGCATCCGCGACCTGGCCGGGACCCTGCAGGCGCGCCTGTGGCAGCCCGGCGGCGCGCGCGCGTCGATGCGGCTGCCAGCGGATGCGCCCGAGGCGGGCGCGTGTGCCGCCAGCGAGCGGCCACCAACGA